A DNA window from Clavibacter sepedonicus contains the following coding sequences:
- a CDS encoding Rieske 2Fe-2S domain-containing protein yields MRELKLVAAIARIEDAKALDPIVDRVKGVVTALLKPRALADLLHGVPFGHPLHPVAVLIPTGAWVSSAVLDFLPGNDKASRALVGVGVLSAAPSIVSGYADWSQLHEQQMRVGIVHSAANALATGLYGLSWIQRTRGKHTSGKVLGLAGLGLVSAGGFLGGHLAYRQAAGANHAEDVPHRFPAGWQELGHLAELPDGRLAKRDVAGLPLLVRRNGMTVDALSNTCSHLSAPLDEGELGTDPKTGEACVTCPWHDSVFSLKSGEVIHGPATAPQPRFETRVTAGLVEVRLPDAG; encoded by the coding sequence ATGAGGGAGCTGAAGCTCGTCGCGGCCATCGCGAGGATCGAGGACGCGAAGGCGCTGGATCCGATCGTGGATCGCGTGAAGGGCGTCGTCACCGCGCTGCTCAAGCCGCGGGCGCTGGCCGACCTGCTGCACGGCGTGCCGTTCGGCCACCCGCTGCACCCGGTCGCCGTCCTGATCCCCACCGGTGCGTGGGTCTCCTCGGCGGTACTGGACTTCCTGCCCGGCAACGACAAGGCCAGCAGGGCGCTGGTCGGCGTCGGCGTGCTGAGCGCAGCGCCCTCCATCGTCTCCGGCTATGCCGACTGGTCGCAGCTGCACGAGCAGCAGATGCGCGTCGGCATCGTGCACTCCGCGGCCAACGCGCTCGCGACGGGCCTCTACGGCCTCTCCTGGATCCAGCGCACCCGCGGCAAGCACACCAGCGGCAAGGTCCTCGGGCTCGCGGGTCTCGGCCTCGTCTCGGCGGGCGGCTTCCTCGGCGGCCACCTCGCCTACCGCCAGGCGGCGGGCGCCAACCACGCCGAGGACGTGCCACACCGGTTCCCCGCGGGTTGGCAGGAGCTAGGCCACCTCGCCGAGCTGCCCGACGGCCGCCTCGCGAAGCGCGACGTCGCCGGCCTCCCGCTCCTCGTCCGCCGCAACGGCATGACGGTGGATGCGCTGAGCAACACCTGCAGCCACCTCTCAGCGCCGCTCGACGAGGGCGAGCTGGGCACCGATCCGAAGACGGGCGAGGCGTGCGTCACCTGCCCGTGGCACGACAGCGTCTTCAGCCTGAAGAGCGGTGAGGTGATCCACGGCCCCGCCACCGCGCCGCAGCCGCGCTTCGAGACGCGCGTCACCGCCGGGCTCGTGGAGGTGCGGCTGCCCGACGCCGGATAG
- a CDS encoding zinc-ribbon domain-containing protein encodes MILLFGTRARDALIVIVTFACLRCGVTSAQRVLHRTLRFTLFFVPLIPLRSTYRVECPNCGLETRLTKDQAMHALEWAVRNRGARR; translated from the coding sequence GTGATCCTCCTGTTCGGCACGCGCGCGCGCGACGCCCTCATCGTCATCGTGACCTTCGCATGCCTCCGCTGCGGCGTGACGAGCGCCCAGCGCGTGCTCCACCGCACCCTCCGCTTCACGCTGTTCTTCGTGCCGCTGATCCCGCTGCGCTCGACCTACCGCGTCGAGTGCCCGAACTGCGGGCTCGAGACGCGGCTCACGAAGGACCAGGCGATGCACGCCCTCGAGTGGGCCGTGCGGAACCGGGGCGCGCGCCGCTGA
- a CDS encoding MBL fold metallo-hydrolase, with product MLGTRREDAYTIIDAEAGVFLVRGAHVNWTILTEGSAMTLVDAGYPRDADAVLASLAEITARTGAGDLEAVLITHAHTDHIGGLERILAAVPNEPRVLCSAEERAHVRREVVQQVTLQTALRHAYDPRVLAWLVAAVRHGGLEEVGYADVEDFALDAPLDVPGRPVPIATPGHTTGHSSFVLEHVGALITGDALVTGHATSRITGPQPLHDMFHADTVASRSTFERLAAWPRPVRFLPGHGPLAASPSA from the coding sequence ATGCTCGGAACCCGCAGGGAGGATGCGTACACGATCATCGATGCCGAAGCCGGCGTGTTCCTCGTCCGCGGAGCTCATGTCAACTGGACGATCCTCACGGAGGGTTCGGCGATGACCCTGGTGGATGCGGGATACCCGCGCGACGCGGACGCCGTCCTCGCCAGCCTCGCGGAGATCACGGCACGCACCGGCGCGGGAGACCTCGAGGCCGTCCTCATCACGCACGCGCACACGGATCACATCGGCGGCCTGGAACGGATCCTCGCGGCCGTGCCGAATGAGCCCCGCGTCCTCTGTTCCGCCGAGGAGCGGGCCCACGTCCGACGCGAAGTCGTCCAGCAGGTGACCCTGCAGACGGCGTTGCGCCACGCGTACGATCCGCGGGTTCTCGCGTGGCTCGTTGCGGCGGTCCGGCACGGCGGGCTCGAGGAGGTGGGGTACGCCGATGTCGAGGACTTCGCCCTCGACGCTCCCCTGGACGTTCCCGGGCGTCCGGTGCCGATCGCCACCCCCGGCCACACGACCGGGCACTCGAGCTTCGTGCTCGAGCACGTCGGGGCCCTCATCACGGGCGACGCGCTCGTCACCGGGCACGCGACCTCGCGGATCACGGGCCCCCAACCGTTGCACGACATGTTCCATGCCGACACCGTCGCGAGCCGCTCGACCTTCGAGCGGCTCGCGGCCTGGCCGCGGCCGGTCCGGTTCCTCCCCGGTCACGGTCCGCTGGCGGCCTCTCCATCAGCCTGA
- a CDS encoding carbohydrate ABC transporter permease, translating to MSVDTRPASGERAAARPVRAQRSGVSRGQLKKSQTIAPWVMLAPFLAVFVLTFVLPIIYAVFQSFTTVRREGLFGEQGVTTVFAGFENYSLALANDAFTASIGRVLLFGIVQVPVMIILCTILALLLESASAKWPQFFRAAYFMPYGVPGVIATILWGFLYIPGLSPIIDIGQMFGIQLDFLGADTVLWSIANIVTWTYTGYNMLIIIAQLKSIPGDVYEAARIDGAGAWRTAMSIQLPLIRPALVLATVFSIIGTLQLFAEPQVLATSAPAIDSQYTPNLSAYTTAFAYNDYGVAAAQAVIIALAAFVLSFVFLAFTNRKPKEEREAAAARKKGARA from the coding sequence ATGAGCGTCGACACGCGTCCCGCCAGCGGCGAGCGCGCCGCTGCCCGCCCCGTCCGCGCGCAGCGCTCGGGCGTCAGCCGCGGCCAGCTGAAGAAGTCGCAGACGATCGCGCCGTGGGTCATGCTCGCGCCGTTCCTCGCGGTCTTCGTGCTGACCTTCGTGCTGCCGATCATCTACGCGGTGTTCCAGTCGTTCACGACCGTTCGGCGGGAGGGCCTGTTCGGCGAGCAGGGCGTCACCACCGTCTTCGCCGGGTTCGAGAACTACTCCCTGGCGCTCGCCAACGACGCGTTCACCGCGTCCATCGGCCGGGTGCTGCTGTTCGGCATCGTGCAGGTGCCGGTGATGATCATCCTCTGCACGATCCTCGCGCTCCTGCTCGAGTCGGCGTCGGCGAAGTGGCCCCAGTTCTTCCGGGCGGCGTACTTCATGCCGTACGGGGTGCCGGGCGTCATCGCGACGATCCTCTGGGGCTTCCTCTACATCCCGGGGCTCTCGCCCATCATCGACATCGGGCAGATGTTCGGGATCCAGCTGGACTTCCTCGGCGCCGACACGGTGCTGTGGTCCATCGCGAACATCGTGACCTGGACCTACACGGGCTACAACATGCTCATCATCATCGCCCAGCTGAAGTCGATCCCCGGGGACGTCTACGAGGCCGCGCGCATCGACGGGGCGGGCGCCTGGCGGACGGCGATGTCGATCCAGCTGCCGCTGATCCGGCCGGCGCTCGTGCTCGCGACCGTGTTCTCGATCATCGGGACGCTGCAGCTGTTCGCGGAGCCGCAGGTGCTCGCCACCTCCGCCCCCGCGATCGACTCGCAGTACACGCCGAACCTGTCGGCGTACACCACGGCGTTCGCGTACAACGACTACGGCGTCGCCGCGGCGCAGGCGGTCATCATCGCCCTCGCCGCGTTCGTGCTGTCGTTCGTGTTCCTGGCGTTCACCAACAGGAAGCCCAAGGAGGAGCGGGAAGCCGCCGCAGCGAGGAAGAAGGGGGCGCGCGCATGA
- a CDS encoding MFS transporter yields MRSTSPFRALWGANALSNLADGLVFVTMPLVAAGLTDDPRGVAGLATTYALVRLLVALPVGVYVDRLDRRTLIVVADALRGVAVLGLAVSIQSGVASLSVLYAVMAVVGVLESAADGAAVAVLPSIVPAGRLDRANARITGTQLVADEFVGPPLGGILFALAAAVPVYATGGLWVAAGAVALALPRRTRDVPPSSEAPGAPPSVFREAAEGVRWLAGHRVVGSLALIGGLASVGYMLPFSVLVLFVDQRLGLDAAGYGVLLAVSALGGLAGSAIAAPLRARLGSCWTIMAALVLGARSLAALAVTRDPIVAGILLALYILHAVVWSICATSLRQRLVPGDLLGRVGSAGRVVSLVGLAAGSALGGVLATVGIALPTIAGAVVFTGCAVLAVVALRGAGEATS; encoded by the coding sequence GTGAGATCCACGAGCCCGTTCCGGGCGTTGTGGGGCGCGAACGCGCTCTCCAACCTCGCGGACGGGCTCGTCTTCGTCACCATGCCGCTCGTCGCGGCGGGCCTCACCGACGACCCGCGCGGCGTCGCCGGGCTCGCGACCACGTACGCGCTCGTGCGGCTCCTGGTCGCGCTGCCCGTGGGCGTGTACGTCGACCGGCTCGACCGGCGCACGCTGATCGTCGTCGCCGACGCGCTCCGCGGCGTCGCCGTGCTGGGGCTCGCGGTGTCGATCCAGTCCGGCGTCGCGTCGCTCTCGGTGCTCTACGCCGTGATGGCCGTGGTCGGCGTGCTCGAGAGCGCGGCCGACGGGGCCGCGGTCGCGGTGCTGCCGTCGATCGTGCCGGCTGGCCGCCTCGACCGGGCGAACGCGCGCATCACGGGCACGCAGCTCGTGGCCGACGAGTTCGTGGGGCCGCCGCTCGGCGGGATCCTCTTCGCGCTCGCCGCCGCCGTGCCCGTGTACGCGACCGGCGGGCTGTGGGTGGCGGCGGGCGCTGTGGCGCTCGCGCTGCCGCGGCGCACGCGCGACGTCCCTCCCTCCTCCGAGGCGCCGGGCGCGCCGCCGTCCGTGTTCCGCGAGGCCGCGGAGGGCGTGCGCTGGCTCGCCGGGCACCGCGTCGTCGGATCACTGGCCCTCATCGGCGGCCTCGCCAGCGTCGGCTACATGCTCCCGTTCTCGGTGCTCGTGCTGTTCGTGGATCAGCGGCTCGGGCTGGATGCGGCCGGCTACGGCGTGCTGCTCGCGGTGTCCGCGCTCGGCGGCCTCGCCGGATCCGCCATCGCCGCGCCGCTCCGCGCCCGCCTCGGCTCCTGCTGGACCATCATGGCTGCCCTCGTGCTCGGGGCCCGGAGCCTCGCGGCCCTGGCGGTCACACGCGATCCGATCGTCGCGGGGATCCTGCTCGCGCTCTACATCCTGCACGCCGTGGTCTGGAGCATCTGCGCCACCTCGCTCCGCCAGCGGCTCGTGCCGGGGGACCTCCTCGGACGCGTGGGCTCCGCGGGCCGCGTGGTGAGCCTCGTCGGCCTCGCCGCCGGATCCGCGCTGGGCGGCGTGCTCGCGACGGTGGGGATCGCGCTGCCGACCATCGCGGGTGCCGTCGTGTTCACGGGATGCGCGGTGCTCGCGGTCGTCGCGCTGCGCGGGGCGGGGGAGGCGACGTCCTGA
- a CDS encoding glycoside hydrolase family 2 TIM barrel-domain containing protein encodes MTHALPYYEDFAPTSGAARRPRSCLHSDAPRIVLNGDWRFRLSPTPRGLSDEMADPAFDDSGWDEIPVPSHWVLGQDGRYGLPAYTNVQYPFPVEPPFVPDENPTGDYRVEIEVPTDWQSLERVVLRFEGVESAFKVWLNGDEVGTAMGSRLSHEFDVTASLRPGSNVLAVRVHQWSIASYLEDQDQWWMPGIFRDVTLLGRPIGGIDDAWTRAEYDHETGAGTVHVEVDAEPSAFPVTFEVEDLGIHVTWDTPADVAPVHVDRVEPWSAESPTQYQGFLRTNVEALSIRLGFRTVRIEGDRFLVNGRRVVFHGVNRHEAHPERGRVFDEEHARADMLLMKQHNVNAIRTSHYPPHPRVLDLADELGFWVIDECDLETHGFEFGGWVGNPSDDPRFAEAYLDRIERTVERDKNHPSIVMWSLGNEAGTGRNLAAMSAWVHRRDPGRPVHYEGDYTGEYTDVYSRMYSNLQETESIGSDVIPGDLLGCTPGEGMRQRTKPFILCEYVHAMGNGPGQIAEYEDLVLRYPRLHGGFVWEWRDHGILTETADGEAFYAYGGDFGEVVHDGNFVMDGMVLPDDTPTPGLAEYKAVVQPIAFGLEREGGSASLVVENRYHSVSTALASLVWVLAVDGDDIATGVLDAEPVAAGETVRIPLPADALDAGDLRADGAEVWLTVQAILRDDEPWAEAGHVVAVQQFDLTPAPRPAVLARWVDADEDVIPDAGATRLTLGDGEFDLATGRLVRLGALEVDGPRLELWRAPTDNDRSDSSGSYELADPRLTFGKGVPGPSSEARWRQAGLDRLTHRVRSVKVGSGSLTVVVRTSAAQSFDSVDTTYCWTEGADGDLGLRVDIVPSAGWAISWPRVGILFDLPASVTNAEWFGTGPFESYPDSRRAALVGRFSSLVDDLGAVYSIPQETGHRSDLRELELGTFDGEHGIVIQARPDTAGRRPGFTASRHTPQELDRAAHPHELPASEAVHLYIDAAQHGLGSRACGLDVLPEHQLWPSARTLELTIRSR; translated from the coding sequence ATGACGCACGCCCTCCCCTACTACGAGGACTTCGCCCCCACGTCGGGCGCGGCCCGACGTCCCCGGTCCTGCCTGCACTCGGATGCCCCGCGCATCGTGCTGAACGGCGACTGGCGGTTCCGCCTCTCCCCCACCCCGCGCGGCCTCTCCGACGAGATGGCCGACCCCGCGTTCGACGACTCCGGCTGGGACGAGATCCCCGTGCCGAGCCACTGGGTGCTCGGACAGGACGGCCGCTACGGCCTCCCCGCCTACACGAACGTGCAGTACCCGTTCCCCGTCGAGCCGCCCTTCGTGCCGGACGAGAACCCCACGGGCGACTACCGCGTCGAGATCGAGGTGCCCACGGACTGGCAGTCGCTCGAGCGCGTCGTGCTCCGCTTCGAGGGCGTCGAGTCGGCCTTCAAGGTGTGGCTGAACGGCGACGAGGTCGGCACCGCGATGGGATCCCGCCTCTCGCACGAGTTCGACGTCACCGCGTCGCTGCGGCCCGGATCCAACGTGCTCGCCGTGCGCGTGCACCAGTGGTCGATCGCCAGCTACCTCGAGGACCAGGACCAGTGGTGGATGCCCGGCATCTTCCGCGACGTCACCCTCCTCGGCCGCCCGATCGGCGGCATCGACGACGCGTGGACCCGCGCCGAGTACGACCACGAGACGGGCGCGGGCACCGTGCACGTCGAGGTCGACGCGGAGCCGTCCGCGTTCCCCGTCACGTTCGAGGTGGAGGACCTCGGGATCCACGTCACCTGGGACACCCCGGCCGACGTCGCGCCCGTGCACGTGGACCGCGTCGAGCCGTGGAGCGCCGAGAGCCCCACGCAGTACCAGGGCTTCCTCCGCACCAACGTCGAGGCGCTCTCCATCCGCCTCGGCTTCCGCACCGTGCGCATCGAGGGCGACCGGTTCCTGGTCAACGGCCGCCGCGTGGTCTTCCACGGCGTCAACCGGCACGAGGCGCATCCCGAGCGCGGCCGCGTCTTCGACGAGGAGCACGCGCGCGCCGACATGCTGCTGATGAAGCAGCACAACGTCAACGCGATCCGCACGAGCCACTACCCGCCGCACCCGCGTGTCCTCGACCTCGCCGACGAGCTCGGCTTCTGGGTGATCGACGAGTGCGACCTCGAGACCCACGGCTTCGAGTTCGGCGGCTGGGTCGGCAACCCGAGCGACGACCCGCGCTTCGCGGAGGCGTACCTCGACCGGATCGAGCGCACCGTCGAGCGCGACAAGAACCACCCCTCCATCGTGATGTGGTCGCTCGGCAACGAGGCGGGCACCGGCCGCAACCTCGCCGCCATGTCGGCGTGGGTCCACCGCCGCGACCCGGGCCGGCCCGTGCACTACGAGGGCGACTACACGGGCGAGTACACGGACGTCTACTCGCGCATGTACTCGAACCTGCAGGAGACCGAGTCCATCGGCAGCGACGTCATCCCGGGCGACCTGCTCGGTTGCACGCCCGGCGAGGGCATGCGCCAGCGCACCAAGCCCTTCATCCTGTGCGAGTACGTCCACGCCATGGGCAACGGCCCCGGCCAGATCGCCGAGTACGAGGACCTCGTGCTCCGCTACCCGCGCCTCCACGGCGGCTTCGTGTGGGAGTGGCGCGACCACGGCATCCTCACCGAGACCGCGGACGGCGAGGCGTTCTACGCCTACGGCGGCGACTTCGGCGAGGTCGTCCACGACGGCAACTTCGTGATGGACGGCATGGTCCTGCCCGACGACACCCCCACGCCCGGCCTAGCCGAGTACAAGGCCGTCGTGCAGCCCATCGCGTTCGGGCTCGAGCGGGAGGGCGGATCCGCGTCCCTCGTCGTCGAGAACCGGTACCACTCCGTCTCCACCGCGCTCGCGAGCCTCGTCTGGGTGCTCGCGGTCGACGGCGACGACATCGCGACCGGCGTCCTCGACGCCGAGCCCGTCGCCGCCGGGGAGACCGTCCGCATCCCGCTGCCCGCCGACGCCCTCGACGCGGGCGACCTGCGCGCCGACGGCGCCGAGGTGTGGCTGACGGTGCAGGCGATCCTCCGCGACGACGAGCCGTGGGCCGAGGCCGGCCACGTGGTCGCCGTGCAGCAGTTCGACCTCACGCCCGCACCCCGTCCCGCCGTGCTCGCCCGCTGGGTCGACGCCGACGAGGACGTCATCCCCGACGCGGGGGCCACGCGCCTCACCCTCGGCGACGGCGAGTTCGACCTCGCCACCGGCCGCCTCGTGCGCCTCGGCGCGCTCGAGGTCGACGGGCCGCGTCTGGAGCTGTGGCGCGCCCCGACCGACAACGACCGCAGCGACAGCAGCGGGTCCTACGAGCTGGCGGATCCGCGCCTCACATTCGGCAAGGGCGTGCCCGGGCCGTCGAGCGAGGCGCGCTGGCGCCAGGCGGGCCTCGACCGGCTCACGCACAGGGTCCGCTCGGTGAAGGTCGGCTCCGGTTCGCTGACGGTCGTCGTGCGCACGAGCGCGGCGCAGTCCTTCGACTCGGTCGACACGACGTACTGCTGGACCGAGGGCGCCGACGGCGACCTGGGCCTCCGCGTTGACATCGTGCCGAGCGCCGGCTGGGCCATCAGCTGGCCGCGCGTCGGGATCCTGTTCGACCTGCCCGCGAGCGTCACCAACGCGGAGTGGTTCGGCACCGGGCCGTTCGAGTCGTACCCCGACTCGCGCCGGGCCGCGCTCGTCGGCCGGTTCTCGTCGCTCGTCGACGACCTGGGCGCCGTGTACTCGATACCGCAGGAGACCGGCCACCGCAGCGACCTGCGCGAGCTCGAGCTCGGCACGTTCGACGGCGAGCACGGCATCGTGATCCAGGCCCGGCCCGACACCGCGGGTCGCCGCCCCGGCTTCACGGCCTCCCGGCACACGCCGCAGGAGCTCGACCGGGCCGCGCACCCGCACGAGCTGCCCGCGAGCGAGGCGGTGCACCTGTACATCGACGCCGCGCAGCACGGGCTCGGCTCGCGCGCGTGCGGCCTCGACGTGCTGCCCGAGCACCAGCTCTGGCCGTCGGCGCGCACGCTGGAGCTGACGATCCGCAGCCGCTGA
- a CDS encoding carbohydrate ABC transporter permease, whose translation MTATEARPTTSETAAQKAEQKRAAQAAEAKVSRPSKTGSAPGAGTKPATRIIVTAILTLVALYFLVPVYYIVVAATKTTADLFSTNGFLFANMNLWQNLTMVFTYDGGIFVRWFLNSVLYAGVGALIATYFAAAGGYALAKYRFTGSNIVFGTILGGVLVPGTATALPLFLLFSSMGIANTYWSVLIPSLVSPFGLFLCRIYAQASVEDAVIESGRIDGASELRIFHTLALRSMTPALVTVFLFQLVGIWNNYFLPLIMLADSKLYPITLGLNNWRSQVDRLPEFYQLTTGGVLVSIIPLIAAMIVLQRFWRGGLTDGAVKG comes from the coding sequence ATGACCGCCACGGAGGCACGACCGACCACGAGCGAGACAGCCGCGCAGAAGGCGGAGCAAAAGCGCGCCGCCCAGGCCGCCGAGGCGAAGGTGAGCCGGCCGTCGAAGACCGGCAGCGCCCCGGGCGCGGGCACGAAGCCCGCGACGCGGATCATCGTCACGGCGATCCTCACGCTCGTCGCCCTGTACTTCCTCGTCCCCGTCTACTACATCGTGGTCGCGGCCACGAAGACGACGGCCGACCTGTTCAGCACCAACGGGTTCCTGTTCGCGAACATGAACCTGTGGCAGAACCTCACGATGGTGTTCACGTACGACGGCGGCATCTTCGTGCGCTGGTTCCTGAACTCGGTGCTCTACGCCGGGGTGGGCGCGCTCATCGCGACGTACTTCGCCGCCGCCGGCGGGTACGCGCTCGCGAAGTACAGGTTCACGGGATCGAACATCGTGTTCGGCACCATCCTCGGTGGGGTGCTCGTGCCGGGCACGGCCACCGCGCTGCCGCTGTTCCTGCTGTTCAGCTCGATGGGGATCGCGAACACGTACTGGTCGGTGCTCATCCCGTCGCTCGTCTCGCCGTTCGGCCTGTTCCTCTGCCGGATCTACGCGCAGGCGTCGGTGGAGGACGCGGTGATCGAGTCGGGCCGGATCGACGGGGCGAGCGAGCTGCGGATCTTCCACACGCTCGCGCTCCGCTCCATGACGCCCGCACTCGTGACGGTGTTCCTGTTCCAGCTCGTCGGCATCTGGAACAACTACTTCCTGCCGCTGATCATGCTGGCCGACTCGAAGCTGTACCCGATCACGCTCGGCCTCAACAACTGGCGGAGCCAGGTCGACCGGCTGCCGGAGTTCTACCAGCTGACGACGGGCGGCGTGCTCGTCTCGATCATCCCGCTCATCGCGGCGATGATCGTGCTGCAGAGGTTCTGGCGGGGCGGTCTCACCGACGGCGCCGTGAAGGGCTGA
- a CDS encoding SPFH domain-containing protein, whose product MDLISGGTTAIAVIVIIVILVALVAFIASRVRRVPPNQALVIVGRNAEKSEGGAGFSSPQKVIIGGRTFIWPIFQEGFTLSLEQYQTSVTAEARDANFINTAVVATVNFKVTGTEDGVRRAVQRYLLQQDALPEIVRQSLEGAIRGLIGDRPVDELVKSFSVVAQEAVNQTKNDLAELGLQIETLNVREITTPGSTYLDDRARSNAARARQIAEVAEAENKRISALAAIENDQQTAERQLELDLRRAAIKADTDRANATAYAAGELAKAEQDRLVADQERTAVAAQAEVSKERLRIDVELPAEARKYATVQDAQAARDAEKAKVDVEVYQRTQNAEAAKTAAVNEAASITALGKANADAIQARGQAEAEAAAALAEAQNKLSREALQARIIASMPEIAREMAAPLANVDNMTIISADGANTLNRSVAENMATLPKLLKDTTGIDVATALSSFLGSTAAGTSAGAGSTSTDVGPGTAASEGAGI is encoded by the coding sequence GTGGACTTGATCTCCGGCGGCACCACCGCGATCGCCGTCATCGTCATCATCGTCATACTCGTGGCGCTGGTGGCGTTCATCGCCTCCCGCGTCCGCCGCGTGCCGCCGAACCAGGCGCTCGTCATCGTCGGCCGCAACGCCGAGAAGAGCGAGGGCGGCGCCGGCTTCTCCAGCCCGCAGAAGGTCATCATCGGCGGCCGGACCTTCATCTGGCCGATCTTCCAGGAGGGCTTCACGCTCTCCCTGGAGCAGTACCAGACGAGCGTCACGGCCGAGGCGCGTGACGCGAACTTCATCAACACCGCCGTCGTCGCGACCGTCAACTTCAAGGTGACGGGCACCGAGGACGGCGTGCGCCGCGCCGTGCAGCGCTACCTCCTCCAGCAGGACGCCCTGCCGGAGATCGTGCGCCAGTCGCTCGAGGGCGCGATCCGCGGCCTCATCGGCGACCGGCCCGTGGACGAGCTCGTGAAGAGCTTCTCCGTCGTGGCGCAGGAGGCCGTGAACCAGACGAAGAACGACCTCGCGGAGCTCGGCCTCCAGATCGAGACGCTCAACGTCCGCGAGATCACGACGCCCGGCAGCACCTACCTCGACGACCGGGCCCGCTCGAACGCCGCGCGCGCCCGCCAGATCGCCGAGGTCGCCGAGGCCGAGAACAAGCGGATCTCCGCGCTCGCCGCGATCGAGAACGACCAGCAGACCGCCGAGCGCCAGCTCGAGCTCGACCTGCGTCGCGCCGCCATCAAGGCGGACACCGACCGCGCCAACGCCACCGCGTACGCGGCCGGCGAGCTGGCGAAGGCCGAGCAGGACCGCCTGGTCGCCGACCAGGAGCGCACCGCCGTCGCCGCGCAGGCCGAGGTGTCGAAGGAGCGCCTGCGCATCGACGTCGAGCTCCCCGCCGAGGCCCGCAAGTACGCGACCGTCCAGGACGCGCAGGCGGCACGCGACGCCGAGAAGGCGAAGGTCGACGTGGAGGTCTACCAGCGCACGCAGAACGCCGAGGCGGCGAAGACCGCTGCCGTGAACGAGGCCGCGTCCATCACCGCGCTCGGGAAGGCGAACGCCGACGCGATCCAGGCCCGCGGACAGGCCGAGGCCGAGGCGGCCGCCGCGCTCGCCGAGGCGCAGAACAAGCTGTCGCGCGAGGCGCTGCAGGCCCGCATCATCGCGTCGATGCCGGAGATCGCACGCGAGATGGCGGCGCCGCTCGCCAACGTCGACAACATGACGATCATCTCGGCGGACGGCGCGAACACGCTGAACCGCTCGGTGGCGGAGAACATGGCGACCCTGCCCAAGCTGCTGAAGGACACCACGGGCATCGACGTCGCGACGGCGCTGAGCTCGTTCCTCGGCTCGACCGCCGCGGGCACGTCCGCCGGCGCCGGCTCCACCTCGACGGATGTCGGCCCCGGGACGGCCGCGTCCGAGGGCGCCGGGATCTGA
- a CDS encoding NfeD family protein, whose product MIVFVVVGAVGLLLLLSSVALGAALAIYGVGGLLADQAGIGSGGAIAIAVALALVALVVVQLTVRFVAKQESGGSYSPVGMVGVVTSPTSPTGGEVRLKHIRELERRLAMSPEPLAVGTRIRVVSEDGFRVRVEPDADAAPTT is encoded by the coding sequence GTGATCGTCTTCGTGGTCGTAGGGGCCGTGGGACTCCTGCTCCTCCTCTCCAGCGTCGCGCTCGGCGCGGCCCTCGCCATCTACGGCGTCGGCGGCCTGCTCGCCGACCAGGCGGGCATCGGATCCGGCGGGGCCATCGCGATCGCCGTCGCCCTCGCGCTCGTCGCCCTCGTGGTGGTGCAGCTCACCGTCCGCTTCGTCGCGAAGCAGGAGAGCGGCGGCTCGTACTCGCCCGTCGGGATGGTCGGCGTCGTCACCTCGCCCACCTCGCCCACGGGCGGCGAGGTGCGGCTCAAGCACATCCGCGAGCTGGAGCGCCGGCTCGCCATGAGCCCCGAGCCGCTGGCCGTCGGCACCCGCATCCGCGTCGTCTCGGAGGACGGGTTCCGCGTGCGCGTGGAGCCCGACGCCGACGCCGCCCCCACCACCTAG